A stretch of Bacteroidales bacterium DNA encodes these proteins:
- a CDS encoding SDR family NAD(P)-dependent oxidoreductase, which yields MTKTILITGATAGIGKATAFRFAEEKYRLILTGRRKELLTIIAAELKGKYMAEVYPLSFDVRKKAAVENSLDSLPEDWKKIDILVNNAGLAAGLDPVNLASTDDWDNMIDTNIKGLLYVSRKIIPWMIRQGSGHIFNIGSIAGKEVYAKGSVYSATKHAVDALTKGMRIDLLQYGIKVTQICPGAVETEFSNVRFKGDMERAKQIYSGYEPLQGGDVAEIIHFISTLPARVNVNDILVMPQAQANVTTFHKI from the coding sequence ATGACCAAAACCATTCTTATCACAGGAGCCACAGCAGGGATCGGCAAAGCCACCGCCTTCCGGTTTGCTGAAGAAAAATACAGGCTGATCCTTACAGGCCGGAGAAAGGAACTGCTGACCATTATTGCAGCAGAGCTTAAGGGAAAATACATGGCAGAGGTTTATCCCCTTTCATTTGATGTCAGGAAAAAAGCAGCGGTAGAAAATAGCCTTGACAGCCTTCCGGAGGATTGGAAAAAAATTGATATCCTCGTAAACAATGCCGGGCTGGCTGCCGGTCTCGATCCCGTCAACCTGGCCAGCACTGACGACTGGGACAACATGATTGATACGAATATTAAAGGATTGCTCTATGTTTCCAGGAAAATAATACCCTGGATGATAAGGCAGGGGAGCGGCCATATTTTCAACATTGGTTCCATCGCCGGCAAAGAAGTCTATGCTAAAGGCAGTGTTTATTCCGCAACCAAGCACGCGGTAGATGCCCTGACCAAAGGAATGCGCATCGATCTTTTACAATATGGTATCAAGGTAACCCAAATCTGTCCAGGCGCTGTTGAAACAGAATTTTCAAACGTCAGATTTAAGGGAGACATGGAAAGGGCAAAGCAGATTTACTCAGGCTATGAGCCATTACAGGGCGGGGATGTCGCAGAGATCATCCATTTCATCTCCACCCTTCCGGCGCGGGTCAATGTCAATGATATCCTGGTAATGCCACAGGCCCAGGCTAATGTAACAACGTTTCATAAAATCTGA
- a CDS encoding S9 family peptidase: MIINRLIYLVFILLPIFINAQKDYRVYPDVVYGHKAGMALTYDVFQPVESANGAGIIHIVSGGWNSRYNPPDSVVVNYKPFLDAGFTVYALRHGSSPQFKLPETVDDIILGAWNIHDNAEKFNVDSARLGIFGGSSGGQLALMAGLSGDKHPVSAIVAFFPPADLRIIPDFMKAMIPALDFDSTLAASVSPVGFASPDDPPTLLIHGDKDFVVQLWQSEKMYAALQENQVISKLIIYEGMMHGNSYGAKGEYYEETTREMVGWFQHYLTEINKTETP, translated from the coding sequence ATGATAATAAACCGGTTGATATATCTCGTATTTATTCTTTTACCGATTTTTATAAATGCCCAGAAGGACTACCGGGTCTATCCCGATGTCGTTTACGGGCATAAAGCAGGCATGGCGCTTACCTACGATGTTTTCCAGCCCGTGGAATCGGCCAATGGGGCCGGGATCATCCATATCGTTAGCGGTGGCTGGAATTCCCGCTACAATCCGCCCGATTCCGTGGTGGTGAATTACAAGCCGTTTCTTGATGCGGGTTTCACCGTTTATGCCTTGCGGCATGGCAGCAGCCCGCAGTTTAAGCTGCCTGAGACGGTCGACGATATCATTCTCGGGGCATGGAATATCCATGACAACGCAGAGAAATTTAACGTTGATTCTGCCCGCTTAGGTATTTTCGGGGGCAGCTCGGGAGGCCAACTGGCCCTGATGGCGGGCCTTTCCGGGGATAAACACCCTGTCAGCGCCATCGTGGCTTTTTTCCCGCCGGCTGACCTTAGGATCATCCCTGATTTTATGAAAGCCATGATCCCGGCTTTGGACTTTGACTCAACACTGGCAGCCAGTGTCTCCCCGGTCGGCTTTGCCAGCCCCGATGATCCGCCAACGCTGCTCATTCATGGGGATAAGGATTTTGTCGTCCAGCTCTGGCAATCTGAAAAAATGTACGCAGCCCTGCAGGAAAACCAGGTCATCTCCAAATTGATTATATATGAAGGAATGATGCACGGGAATAGCTACGGGGCAAAAGGAGAGTATTATGAAGAAACCACAAGGGAGATGGTCGGCTGGTTTCAGCATTATCTCACGGAAATAAATAAAACAGAAACACCATGA
- a CDS encoding DUF1295 domain-containing protein produces MPWIYEEILNFSYLRPMMIKTTLNRTGSIWLSLFIYVLAIFSAVITARLFSQFHPLIMIAAADFSATLVVFIFSLALNNSSAYDPYWSVKPFVIAMAYFFIFNMESLNLRQSMVMTGIFLYGLRLTSNFYRDWPGFSHEDWRYVGFRKKFGKTYWLISFLAIHLFPTIMVYLGCMAMLPVFSSRGNPLNGWDIFAAIVLFGSVLYAFIADEQLRRFRNKPVNKGKIITTGLWNYSRHPNYFGEISTWWGLAMFAIAAGCENWWILLGPVAITLMFFFASIPMIEKRHLEKRPDYRDYKSRTPVLLPLKFRK; encoded by the coding sequence TTGCCATGGATATACGAAGAGATTCTGAACTTTTCCTATCTTCGTCCCATGATGATAAAAACGACCCTCAACCGCACGGGGAGCATCTGGCTTAGCCTGTTTATCTATGTTCTGGCAATATTTTCAGCCGTGATAACTGCCAGGCTTTTCTCTCAATTCCATCCTCTGATCATGATAGCGGCAGCTGACTTTTCGGCCACTTTAGTGGTCTTTATCTTCTCTCTTGCTTTGAATAATTCCTCGGCTTATGACCCATACTGGAGCGTCAAGCCGTTTGTGATTGCCATGGCTTATTTCTTCATTTTCAATATGGAAAGCCTGAACTTGCGGCAATCGATGGTGATGACCGGAATTTTTCTTTATGGCCTCCGGCTGACTTCGAACTTTTACCGCGACTGGCCCGGATTCAGCCATGAAGACTGGCGGTATGTCGGTTTCAGGAAGAAATTCGGAAAAACATACTGGCTAATCAGTTTCCTTGCCATCCATCTTTTCCCTACCATCATGGTTTACCTGGGATGCATGGCCATGTTGCCGGTTTTTTCCAGCCGTGGTAATCCGCTGAACGGATGGGATATTTTTGCAGCGATCGTGCTGTTTGGATCAGTATTGTATGCATTTATTGCCGATGAACAATTACGAAGATTTCGCAATAAGCCGGTCAATAAAGGAAAGATCATTACTACCGGGCTATGGAATTATAGCCGCCACCCGAATTATTTCGGTGAGATATCTACCTGGTGGGGACTGGCTATGTTTGCTATTGCTGCAGGGTGTGAAAATTGGTGGATTCTGCTCGGACCGGTTGCCATCACCCTGATGTTCTTCTTTGCCAGTATACCCATGATCGAAAAGCGTCATCTTGAAAAAAGACCGGATTATCGTGACTATAAATCCAGGACCCCGGTCCTGCTTCCCTTGAAATTCCGTAAGTAA
- a CDS encoding bifunctional methionine sulfoxide reductase B/A protein, with the protein MNLAQNIMNYNKLTPEEERVILGKGTEMPGTGKYVNNKEAGTYTCKQCDAPLYKSEDKFDSHCGWPGFDDEIKGAVRRIPDPDGMRTEIVCANCGAHLGHVFTGESFTDKNTRHCVNSISMNFIPSQQNIEVKKEKAIYAGGCFWGVEYFMQQKKGVISVTSGYIGGHSDNPTYKEVCYNNTGHAEAVEVVFDLSQVTYEELTKLFFEIHDPTQINGQGPDIGNQYRSEIFYLNDEQKKVAENLILILKIKGFKVATKVTKATTFWPAEDYHQDYYEHKGTLPYCHGYTKRF; encoded by the coding sequence ATGAATTTAGCCCAGAATATAATGAATTACAACAAACTTACACCTGAAGAAGAGAGAGTTATCCTCGGGAAAGGTACTGAAATGCCCGGGACGGGTAAATACGTGAACAACAAGGAAGCAGGCACATACACCTGCAAGCAATGTGATGCACCCCTTTATAAATCCGAAGATAAATTCGATTCCCATTGCGGCTGGCCAGGTTTTGACGATGAGATCAAAGGCGCTGTAAGACGCATCCCTGATCCCGACGGAATGCGCACCGAAATCGTCTGTGCCAATTGCGGTGCACACCTTGGCCATGTGTTCACCGGTGAGAGCTTTACTGATAAAAATACCCGTCACTGCGTGAATTCGATTTCTATGAATTTCATTCCTTCTCAGCAAAATATCGAAGTAAAAAAAGAAAAAGCGATTTATGCCGGGGGATGTTTTTGGGGCGTCGAATACTTTATGCAGCAGAAGAAAGGCGTTATTTCAGTTACCTCAGGCTATATCGGGGGACATTCCGATAATCCTACCTATAAGGAAGTCTGTTATAACAACACGGGCCATGCCGAAGCGGTAGAAGTAGTTTTCGACTTGTCGCAGGTTACGTATGAAGAACTTACCAAACTGTTTTTTGAAATACATGACCCTACCCAAATCAATGGACAAGGCCCCGATATCGGAAACCAGTACCGGTCTGAAATATTTTATCTGAACGATGAGCAGAAAAAAGTGGCTGAAAATCTTATCTTGATTTTAAAAATCAAAGGTTTTAAAGTGGCCACAAAAGTCACGAAAGCCACAACCTTCTGGCCGGCAGAAGACTACCACCAGGATTATTACGAGCACAAAGGAACTTTGCCATATTGCCATGGATATACGAAGAGATTCTGA
- the purL gene encoding phosphoribosylformylglycinamidine synthase, producing MVIFYQNNHSVIYAIGSRIHLAKKDLEKLAWLFSDASILLWDQVEGNFIGPRKEMITPWSTNAVEITQNMGIEGIERIEEFIPAEAHASHDPMLQRLYKGLDQGIFTIEHQPEPIIYIKDIKVYNLKEGLALSDDEVEYLLESARKLGRSLTDSEVYGFAQVNSEHCRHKIFNGIFIIDGNEQPESLFSLIKKTSKINPNRIISAYKDNVAFIKGPVLEEFAPMTQDKADFFRIRDINSVISLKAETHNFPTTVEPFNGASTGTGGEIRDRMAGGKASIPLAGTAVYMTSYSRLSPGRSWEKSTEPRNWLYQTPEEILIKASNGASDFGNKFGQPLICGSVLTFEHQENGKTFGYDKVIMLAGGVGTGILEDSLKDVPGTGDLIVVLGGDNYRIGMGGGAVSSVATGEYGNTIELNAVQRANPEMQKRVYNAIRAMAESGANPVISIHDHGAGGHLNCLSELVEETGGTIDMSKLPIGDPTLSDKEIIGNESQERMGLIIHEKDLPLLQRIAERERAPLYIVGKTTGDHILSFINKEGEKPMHLEMAYLFGKPPKTILDDRSEPVKFAEPQYDPDNLYQYLEQVLQMEAVACKDWLTNKVDRSVTGRVARQQCAGVIQLPLNNLGVVALDYQGIRGVATSLGHAPVAALADPGKGSVLSVAEALTNLVWAPIADGLKGVSLSANWMWPAKNPGEDARLYAAVKRISDFAISLGINIPTGKDSLSMTQKYPDGQKVFAPGTVIISAVGEVEDIRKVVEPVLQPDADSTIIYIDFSKDEFHLGGSSFAQVVNTIGTKVPGVPDPDYFAKAFEAIQLLIRENLILAGHDISAGGLITTLLEMTFGRNDTGLKLDLDKLGEKDIIRLLLNEKPGVVIQVKETGKVCSFLEKQHLQFKVIGNPADTRKIQIHHDSWDYIFEVDHLRDVWYRTSYLLDRRQCGPELAKIRYDNYKTQELSYRFPSNFTGMFNQYGIVQSRRDSGGVKAAIIREKGVNGDREMAWSMHLAGFDVKDVHMTDLIAGRENLEDINFIVFVGGFSNSDVLGSAKGWAGAFLFNPKAKEALDKFYARPDTLSLGICNGCQVMVELGLVYPEHAHLPKMLLNASHKFESAFLNVDIQENKSIMLKSLAGSRLGIWVAHGEGRFQLPYDEGKYHIPVKFSYEDYPGNPNGSDYAAAGLCSHDGRHLVMMPHIERAIHPWNWAYYPSERHSDQVSPWIEAFINARNWILKK from the coding sequence ATGGTCATATTCTATCAAAACAACCACTCAGTTATCTACGCAATTGGTAGCCGTATTCATCTGGCGAAAAAAGACCTGGAGAAACTTGCCTGGCTTTTCAGCGATGCTTCGATCCTGCTCTGGGACCAGGTTGAAGGAAATTTCATTGGCCCCCGAAAGGAAATGATCACGCCTTGGAGTACCAATGCGGTTGAAATAACTCAAAATATGGGCATTGAGGGGATTGAACGAATCGAAGAGTTCATCCCGGCAGAAGCCCATGCTTCCCATGATCCTATGCTGCAAAGGTTATACAAGGGACTTGACCAGGGTATTTTTACCATAGAGCATCAACCCGAACCGATTATTTATATTAAGGATATCAAAGTTTATAATCTCAAGGAAGGGCTTGCCCTGAGTGATGACGAAGTGGAATACCTCCTTGAAAGCGCCCGGAAACTTGGACGCAGCCTGACAGACAGCGAGGTTTATGGCTTTGCACAGGTGAATTCAGAACATTGCCGGCATAAGATTTTCAATGGCATTTTTATTATTGACGGAAATGAGCAACCGGAATCGCTCTTCTCCTTAATTAAAAAAACCTCTAAAATAAATCCCAACCGGATTATATCGGCTTATAAAGATAACGTGGCTTTCATTAAAGGCCCGGTGTTGGAAGAATTTGCTCCCATGACACAGGATAAGGCCGATTTTTTCCGGATAAGGGATATCAATTCTGTTATCTCCCTGAAAGCTGAAACGCACAACTTTCCTACGACTGTCGAACCTTTCAACGGAGCATCCACCGGAACAGGCGGGGAGATACGCGATCGAATGGCAGGGGGCAAGGCAAGTATCCCGCTCGCCGGGACGGCCGTTTACATGACCTCTTACTCCAGGCTTTCACCCGGAAGATCATGGGAGAAAAGCACCGAACCGCGTAATTGGCTCTATCAAACCCCTGAAGAGATCCTGATTAAAGCTTCCAATGGCGCCAGCGATTTCGGGAACAAGTTCGGCCAGCCGCTGATCTGCGGGAGTGTGCTGACTTTTGAGCACCAGGAAAACGGGAAAACATTCGGCTACGATAAAGTGATCATGCTGGCAGGTGGTGTCGGTACCGGAATTTTGGAAGACAGCCTGAAAGATGTTCCCGGAACAGGCGACCTGATCGTAGTCCTGGGCGGAGACAATTATCGCATCGGGATGGGAGGTGGAGCGGTATCTTCAGTTGCTACGGGCGAATATGGTAATACGATCGAGCTGAATGCCGTGCAGCGGGCTAATCCGGAAATGCAGAAACGGGTTTATAACGCCATCAGGGCGATGGCCGAATCGGGCGCTAACCCGGTCATTTCCATTCATGACCACGGTGCCGGCGGACACCTGAACTGCCTCTCCGAGCTGGTTGAAGAAACCGGAGGGACTATCGACATGAGTAAACTCCCCATCGGCGATCCAACCCTTTCCGATAAAGAGATCATCGGCAATGAATCACAGGAAAGAATGGGGCTCATTATTCATGAAAAGGACCTTCCGCTCCTGCAGCGCATTGCAGAAAGAGAAAGAGCCCCGCTTTATATAGTGGGCAAAACCACCGGCGATCACATCCTTTCTTTCATCAATAAAGAAGGGGAGAAGCCCATGCATTTGGAAATGGCCTATCTTTTTGGCAAACCGCCGAAAACTATCCTCGATGACCGGAGTGAGCCTGTTAAATTTGCTGAACCACAATACGATCCTGATAATCTTTATCAATACCTGGAGCAGGTTTTACAAATGGAAGCTGTAGCCTGTAAAGACTGGCTCACTAACAAAGTCGACCGCTCGGTTACGGGCAGGGTAGCCAGGCAGCAATGTGCCGGCGTTATCCAGCTCCCGCTCAATAACCTGGGGGTGGTTGCGCTCGATTACCAGGGCATCAGAGGTGTGGCTACTTCGCTTGGGCATGCTCCTGTGGCTGCGCTGGCCGATCCGGGCAAGGGTTCTGTGCTTTCGGTGGCCGAAGCCCTCACGAACCTCGTATGGGCTCCTATTGCAGATGGGCTCAAAGGGGTCTCGCTCAGCGCCAACTGGATGTGGCCGGCTAAGAACCCCGGTGAAGATGCCAGGCTGTATGCCGCTGTAAAACGAATCAGCGACTTTGCGATCAGCCTGGGCATTAATATCCCAACCGGAAAGGATTCATTGTCGATGACGCAGAAATATCCCGACGGCCAAAAAGTATTTGCCCCCGGAACAGTGATCATATCCGCTGTAGGCGAAGTTGAAGACATCCGGAAAGTGGTTGAACCGGTTTTGCAACCAGATGCTGACAGTACGATCATATACATTGATTTTTCTAAAGATGAATTCCATCTTGGTGGCAGCAGCTTTGCCCAGGTAGTTAATACCATCGGAACAAAAGTGCCTGGTGTTCCCGATCCGGATTATTTCGCAAAGGCGTTCGAAGCCATTCAGTTACTTATCCGGGAAAATCTCATACTGGCAGGACATGATATTTCAGCCGGCGGTCTGATCACCACCCTGCTCGAAATGACTTTCGGACGGAATGATACCGGACTTAAACTGGACCTGGATAAATTGGGTGAAAAAGATATTATCAGGTTGCTGTTGAATGAAAAACCGGGTGTCGTCATACAGGTGAAAGAAACCGGAAAGGTTTGCAGTTTCCTCGAAAAACAGCATCTGCAGTTTAAAGTTATCGGGAATCCGGCGGATACGAGGAAAATCCAGATCCATCATGATAGCTGGGATTATATTTTCGAAGTCGACCATCTCAGGGATGTCTGGTACCGGACCTCTTACCTGCTCGACCGCAGGCAGTGCGGCCCGGAACTGGCAAAAATCCGTTATGATAATTATAAAACGCAGGAATTATCATACAGGTTCCCGTCGAATTTCACCGGAATGTTTAATCAATACGGTATAGTCCAGTCGCGAAGGGATTCCGGCGGTGTCAAAGCAGCTATCATCAGGGAAAAAGGGGTGAATGGCGACCGCGAAATGGCCTGGTCGATGCACCTGGCCGGTTTTGATGTGAAGGACGTTCACATGACTGACCTGATTGCAGGCCGGGAGAATCTGGAAGATATTAACTTCATCGTTTTTGTAGGCGGATTTTCAAACAGTGATGTTCTTGGTTCAGCGAAGGGCTGGGCCGGGGCTTTCCTGTTCAATCCCAAAGCTAAAGAGGCCCTCGATAAATTCTATGCCCGGCCCGATACGCTGAGCCTGGGTATCTGCAACGGTTGCCAGGTGATGGTAGAGTTAGGACTGGTTTACCCCGAGCATGCCCATCTGCCAAAAATGCTGCTAAATGCCTCACACAAGTTTGAATCGGCTTTCCTGAATGTCGATATACAGGAAAACAAGAGCATCATGCTGAAGAGCCTGGCCGGTTCCCGGTTAGGCATATGGGTGGCTCATGGCGAAGGACGGTTCCAGTTACCTTATGACGAAGGCAAATACCATATCCCGGTGAAGTTTTCTTATGAAGATTATCCCGGCAATCCCAATGGGTCGGATTACGCAGCAGCAGGATTATGTTCGCACGACGGGCGTCACCTGGTGATGATGCCGCACATTGAAAGGGCCATACATCCCTGGAACTGGGCGTATTATCCATCAGAAAGGCATTCCGACCAGGTATCTCCCTGGATCGAGGCGTTTATTAACGCACGGAACTGGATTTTGAAGAAATAG